The nucleotide sequence ATTTGGGTTGTACAGGCAActcaaaataggtctcccgtatagatATTCTATTGAAGGTTAATTTTAGATCCCTTACTATCTATTTTGGGTTTGGATGCCTATAtagatttaggccttgtttggccgggctcctggcagctccggctccggctgGCACCCCTACAATGGACACTGTAGCAATACTGTAGCGACAGAGCTGGTTTTCTCCCACCCTTTTCCTCTCACTGTAGCGTGGTTACTGTTCACAGAGCTAGCGAAGCTCGGCCTTCTGTCTCCTCCGGCTCCGATTCTGACACGCCTTCTATACCAAATAGGGCCTTATTATTGGAGATAGTCTTATATCCTTGAAAAGACCTCATTGGCTTGGAAGTGCCTATCCTTCTTTCCCTGCCTCCCCAAATTACCAAACCACCCCCTCCCTCCTCTATATATACATGCACCTTTCACTTCCTGCTCACCACTCGCCAAGACTTGGTGAAGGTCTCACCTCACCTCATTGCCAGCCTTTGCTTCCAGCTAGCAGTGCAGCCGGCCAGCCAGCCAGCAGAGTAGCTCCTCTCACAACCTGCTGCGTGTGGTCGCCTTTGGCGGCAACAGAAACAGACCCCCTTTCACTTTCAGTAGCGAGCGACAATGCAGTACGCGGCGGCGGAGCAGGCGTGGTACatgccggcggcggtggcggcgacgacGATGGCGGAGAGCGCGGTGGCGAGCGTGGAGCGGCTGGCGTCGGAGAGCGCGGTGGTGGTGTTCAGCGTGAGCAGCTGCTGCATGTGCCACGCCGTGAAGCGGCTCTTCTGCGGCATGGGCGTGCACCCGACGGTGCACGAGCTGGACCTGGACCCACGGGGGCGTGAGCTGGAGCGCGCCCTCGCCCGCCTCCTCGGCTACGGCCCCGCCGGCTCGCCCGTCGTCCCCGTCGTCTTCATCGGCGGGAAGCTGGTCGGCGCCATGGACCGGGTCATGGCCGCGCATATCAACGGCTCCCTCGTCCCGCTCCTCAAGGAGGCCGGCGCGCTCTGGCTCTGAGCTAGCTATATATAGGCCGGCGACGCGCCATCGGCACCATTGCTGGTGACTCGTGCCAACAAGCTACGCACCTTCCGTTGTTCTTGCATGTACGTTAAGTAGTTCGTTGTTGCTGTAGAACTTGATGTCACTTGCTGCAAGCTAATCAAACTAAGGTACGGTGATAGGAGGATACATCCATCCATGGACAGGGCGGGTGATGGTAGATCAGTGATGCATGAGATGAGATTGAGCGGCTTAGTGTGTGTGAGTAGGGTGTGTGCAAGAGAACGAAGAGAGGCTGCAGGAACCGTGTGTGTGCttttttctcactacctactgCATGCCTCCGTCCGTGTGTTGTGTGGAGTGCCGGTGCGTGCATGTGGTGTTTGACGCATGCGCTGGATTTGCTTTGCTTGGTGCTACACTGCTACCACCATTGTTCAATTTGATATCCTTTAATTAATTTTAATACCTTGGTGGTTCCTCTcacttttctatatatatatggtccCTTTGCCTACTACTGATATCTGTTTGTGCTCTAGCTTGGTTCTGGATATTGTTCGATTGCATGCCATTCGTGATGTGATTCAAATGGCTGAGACTTGTGTAATTTGTGCTTTACTCATCTCTTAACCTTGTTGGTCATTTGTAattaaattatattttatttatttatttacattaTTATCGATGTCGTATTTCCATTAATTACTTTCATTGTATATACCATCTGTGTGTCAGAACTCAGATCCATTGTCAAATGCGTGAGACAAGTATTTTGTCAGGATTTTTTTTTCACTATATACTCCTAGTATACTCTCAGTTTGTCTCTAAAGCTAATATGGTACGGTGTATTTTCCAACACATAATATCTATTATCAAAACACCCAATGATGATATCGCCTGAAGTCAATTAATAAATCCCACATGCATGACACTAAAGTTGAAGTTGGTTGGAG is from Miscanthus floridulus cultivar M001 chromosome 7, ASM1932011v1, whole genome shotgun sequence and encodes:
- the LOC136463396 gene encoding glutaredoxin-C3-like, whose product is MQYAAAEQAWYMPAAVAATTMAESAVASVERLASESAVVVFSVSSCCMCHAVKRLFCGMGVHPTVHELDLDPRGRELERALARLLGYGPAGSPVVPVVFIGGKLVGAMDRVMAAHINGSLVPLLKEAGALWL